The genomic window AGGTAACTGCATTTTTTTCTGCTTCAGGTATGGTATAACTACTGAACAAGATATCCGTTGTTCCAGCAGAAATAGCGGTTCCTAGAAGGATGGCTACATTTCTGAGTGCTGCTCTTCTGTCCATATTCTGGTTTAATTTTGGTTTCTAAGTGTGATTTTTACACTATATGTAAAATGTAATTATAGCAATTATATATCTTGTTGTCAATGCTTGTGATAAAATTGGTACAATATTGTTGGCTAATTCTAACTCTTTTATCAGATTTTAAACTTTTTGTTAGTTAAAACTTCACTTATTTGATGTTATACTGACCCAAAATCTTAGTGATTTGTGGTCCCAATTGTGCTGCCATCCTGTAAAAACCTAAGTCGTTTGGATGTACGCCGTCTGTACTTGCATCATGGTCATCGCCTAAAAGGTTCTCTGATGTAATTAAATACAAATCTTTTACACCTGCACTTTTTAAACGGTTGAAAGCAGCGGTTATTTCCACGTTCTGTTGTTTTACTCTTTCTTTGACCTCCAAATCGAAATTTCCTTGTTCTCTAAATATCGATTGTATCAAAATAATAGGCGCTTTGGTATGTTTTGCTCTAACGGTTTTAACAAAATCTTCGGCTCTTTCCTTAATTTGTTGTGGCGATGGATTGGGTACGCAATCTAATATAAAAGCATCTGCCTCGATATCACTTACCATTTTGGCTGCAGATTTTTCCATCTTGGCATTGCCGCTTATACCCAAATTCATAAAGTACAATCCTGTGCTTCTTGATAGGATAGCAGGGTAAGCCATGCCTGGTCTACCAGCCGATGCACCATGAACAATGCTAGAACCGTATATCACTACCCGTTTTCTAAAAGGATTGTTTAAACTCACAATACTACTTCCCGCTTCCACACCAATTTCTAAGCTTTTCAATTCGTCATACAACGGCAAAAAAATCATGCATTCTTTTTCGGTGTTATCCATAGCTTTAACCAGTGTAAATTCGCTACAAATATTACTACTAGGCCTGCCAACACCAGCAAATTGCCATTTGCCATCTCTTTTAATGTAAAGGTCTAGTCCTTTTTGGGCAATAAGTGTCATGTTGTTGCCCGGCTTTTTATCGGTTACGCACCATTTTGCACTAATGGATTTGCTATTTGTTTTAAAAACTATGGCTAAACCTGCCGAATGTGTTAGTAGGTTTTTAACCGTTGCTGGCAACTCATTGTAAGTGGCAGTGTCTGCTCTGTGGTATTGTTGTTGGTTGTTAAATGCTTTTCCATACAAATAAAATTTACGGGCATCGTAATAGGTAATTTCCGATTTTTGTGCGTAGCCAATAAAATGGCAACAGAAAAATAATATAAATGCGCAAACAGTTTTAAGTCTCATGGCCTGTGTTTTTATTTTTTTATGGATAAACTATATTTTTATGCTGCAATAAAAATAAAGTAATTGACCACATGAACGAAATTTATAACAACATTTATGTTTTAAACAAAATAAAATGAAGTTGTTTTTTGTTTCGTTTATTTCAATAGGTTGTTGTTTATGTAATTGAAGCTTTCGGTTATGCTTTCAAATGGATCTTTCTTAATTAAATCTTGTTCTACAAAAATGTACTTGTTTCCTGCTAGTTTTCTATTTTCGAATATCGTTTTATAATCAATTCTGCCTGTACCCACCTCGGTAAAAACTTTACTGTCATTTTTATCCATATCTTTTACATGCCACATCGCAAAGCGACCTTCGTTTTGTTTGAATAAGGTAATTGGATCTATACCAGCATTTACTACCCAGAAAATATCCAATTCAAATTTTAACAGTTTTACATCAGTTTCTTTGAGTAGGATATCGAAACCTGTTTGTTTATTTTCTAGCGGTACAAATTCGAAAGCGTGGTTATGATAAGCCAAAGTTAATCCGTTGCTTTTGCATAACTCTCCAGCTTTATTGAAAAGGTCTGCCATTTTTTTATAGCCATCTACTGTACCATTTTGCCTCACATTTGGCGCCATCGCCGGTATGGTATAGTATTTTTGCGATAGGGTATTGGCTACTTCTATTTGTTGCTTTAAAATATCGGTGTTACCATCAGTTAGGTATTGCATTGTATTGTAGTGGCCACTACCAGATTTTAATCCGTAAGTTTTTAGCAATTGTGCTAGTTCTTTTGCATCTAAGCCCCAAAATCCTTTGCCCGACATTTTTTCGCCGTAGCCGTAAAAGGTTTCTACTTGTTTAAAACCTATATCTGCAATTCTTTTTAAGGTAAGTTTTACGTCTTTATTTAGCTGTTCGCGAACGGTAAATAATTGGATGCCGATTTCTTGTTTGCTATCTAGTAAAACGTTATTGAATAGGGAAGGGGTAATCAAAAGTCCGGCAAAGCCGATACCTGATTTTTTTATAAAATCTCTTCTGGAAGTCATGGTGTTTTGAGTTGAAAAAGCCGAACCTTTTGGTTCGGCTTTGTATTAAAAATATAACTAGAAGGAATATGCTAAAGATCCGAAGAACGTTCTTTGCAATAAGGTTCTGCCAATCATTAGCGTGCCAGGAGCCACATTGGCAAAGTCGCGGAACTGATCTCCCCTAACATCGCCTTCGGTTAATACCCTGGCATTGGTTAAGTTATCGGCCCAAACTCTAAAAGCTAATGTTTTGGTGAAGTTATAACCAGCACCAGCTTTCATTACTACGTAAGCAGGCAATTTGTAGCTTTCTGCTGGTGAAGTAAATCGGTTTCCAACATAATTTGCAGCAACAAATAAATTGAATTTCTGAATGTCTAATGTTCCAGAGAGTTCTGTATTTAGCGAAGGAACTCGTTCTGTCCTGTTGCCAGTGAAACTGTATACTCTGTCGCCATACTCTGCCGCTACCGCCGCGTTTCTGCTGGTAGGTGCAGAGTAGTCTGTGTATCTAGAGTCTTGAACGGTACCTGTCCACCTTAATGTTAACGGTTTCACTAATTTATAAGAAACTTCCCATTCTGCACTCCAAGTTCTGGTAGAACCAAAGGCAATTAAAGATTGTAAACCTGCTGCTGTAGTTGGTACGTTGATAGTTAAAGAAGCGTTTTTGATGGTTGAGTAACTTCCAGAAGCGAAAACACCTAAGTTGTTTTTAGCATATTTATAACCCACTTCTGCTAAATAAACTGGTCGGCTTTTAATATTATCAGGATTGTAAGCTGAAGCATTGTAATCTCCAATGTTTGGCATATTATACGCTTTTGTAACTCTCACAAAAGTGCTTGCTGTAGGACTAACTTTGTAATTAGCGCCAATTGACGCAGCCCAATTGGTGGTGGTGATGTTATAATCGGTGTAACCTAAAATGTTTGGCGATGATGCTGCTGAGATATTTGGACTGCCGTTGGCCAGTAATCCATAATAAGGTCTTCTGCCATCCACGTTTTGATTATCTAAACGTAAGCCTAAGTCTAAACGTAGTTTTTCGGAAATTTTCCACTCATCACCACCGTACAAAGATAGGGCACGAGTATCGCCAATTACTGTTGTTTTGGTTTGAACCGTTCTGCCATTAGCAGTTGTAGGGGTGGCCGTGGTAACTAGCAAACGTGGCTTCTCTTTAAATTCCGATTGTGTTCTGAAAGCTTAACGCAAATCATCTCTGTTGTACTGATGGATACCTGTTCCGAAAAACAAGGCATGATCTTTTACTTGCTTTTTAAAATCGAGGTAATTTACAATTTGTACATCACGGTTTAACTGAGCATTAGAGGCTGTGGTAATTACTTGGTCGCTGGCTGAGAAAGGAGCGGCCGTACCATCTATATAATAGTATTGCGTTGCAGCGGCACGGGCAGCAATACCATTTGGTGCCGAATAATTTGCATCGGTAGCTGTTTTTTGATATTTGAAAGTATTGTTTATTCTCCAACCGTTATCCGTTGTGTAATTGAACTGCACAGCACCTGAGCCAAGCTTGGTATGCATACCTTGCTCTAGGTTGAAATTATAGCTATTACCGCTGTAGGCATCTGTAAATGCCCATTTAGTATCTATTGGCGACATGGACATGGTTACCATATCAAATCCCTTATAGGTGGTTGGTTTTCCCGTACCATCATAAGGGTAGTAACTGGTTAGTAAAAATTGGGTAATATCGTTTAGGTATTTACCGTATAATCTGATAAATCCCTTTTTGTTTTTGAAACCGAAAGTAACATTACCTTTTACTTGTCCACCCACATTAGCAGGGCTATAGCCTGGATCAACCACACCTTGATCTGTTCTGTAAAAACCACCAATGTTGTATTTTACATTCTCGCTAATGGCACCGCCAGTGTTCCCATCAAAACGATACAGACCTTGTGAAAAACCAGAGGTAAGCTTAAAAGAACCGTATTGCTGATCGGCACCTGTATAAGTCAAATTATTCACCACTGCACCAGGCGTATTGTATTGCAGAATGGATGCATTACCCCCTCTAATAGCTTCAATGTTTTGTATCGTTAAGTCGGTTTTATAGTATTGATCTACAGACGGGTTGGTATTAAAACCAGTAGGTAATAGTGGTAAACCATCTTCTTGGATGCCTAAGTAGATATAACCACCTTGTTGTGGAAACCCACGTACCCATACGTTACCCGGGCCATCGCCACCAGCATTTTCTACGGTTAAACCTGGAATAGCTTTTAATAAATCGGTACTGTTAAGTGGTGCACGGTTTACGATATCTTTTCTACTTACCGAGGTTAAGGCCACACTCGATTCTAGTTTAGTTTTCGGGTTGCCGCCTCCAGTTACTACTACGCCTTCTAACTGTAAGTTGTCTTCAGATAAAGCAACATCTAAAGTTTTGTTTTCATCTCTTATATCTACGGTAACTTCTTTAGAAATAAAGCCCACATAAGTAACCACAATGGTATAACTCCCAGCTTCCAATTTCTTGATGACGAATTTACCGTTAGCATCTGTAGTTGCACCAGTAGTTGTACCTTTGATTTGTACACTTGCACCCACAATGGGGCCACCTTTGCCATCAGTTACTGTTCCGATAATTACACCATCTCTACGCATTTCTGGCCTTGGCAATATCAATCCATTTTCTTTAGCAGCGCTGATAGAATACAATAAAATTATATCATCCACTACTTTAAAGCCTACATCGTGAGGTTCTAAATAATCGTTTAATAAATCGCCTAGTTTTTGTTTGTTCGCATTAATAGATATTTTTCTTAATGCATCTATAGATTTTGGACTGTAAACAAATTTTACACTCGTTAATAATTCAATTTTATCGATAATAGATTTTATATTCTGATTTTTTGCGGAAAGCGTTATTTCTTTGTCTAAAGCGCCCTGAGCCTTCACGCTGTAGGCAGAGGCAGCGAAAGAAAAGATAGCAAGAATTAAAAATTGATATAAAGAAATCCGCATAGCAAGTTTAGCTAATGAAATAATTTCATTTTTTTTCATAACTTAGTTTTTTGTGTTCGTTAAAGAGAAATTTCGGGCATAAAAAATACGCATGATATTAGTACTTGTGCTTAACCGGCAATGCGCACCATTGTCGGTTTTTTTGTATCATATCATTAAATAATCGAGAAGTAGTCGATTTCTTAGCCTAAGAGGAGTTTTGTAGAGATTTGTGGTTCATAATTGAAGGATTTAATATTTGGTTATTTGTTCATTGATTAGTTACAGGTACCACCTTTGATGTAGATGGTAGTTTGTTCGGTAGCGTAAGTGCCAGAAATAGATTGACAAATTAAGTTCAGTTGTTCTTTCAGTTCTTTGTTGCTAATGTCGCCAGTAAACGTACATTTTTTTAGTTCGTCGTTGGTAAGCTTAATCTCAATGCCATAGGTTTTAGAAATCATAGCGAAAACTTTGTCTAAAGGCGTGTCGTAAAATTTCTGACTTTCTATTGAGTTTGTCGGTTTAGGCAAATCATAAGCTTCATATAGCGGCAAAGGTTTTTCTATAATTGAAGTTTGTAATTTTTTATCTTCTTTATCAAAAGCTACCATTTGGTTGGCAGTAATTAAAACTTTGGGATAATTCGTCTTCTGACCAAGCAACGAGGCGTGAATATTCTCTTTTACCATTACCTTTCCATTTTTCACGGCTACTTCGGCAGATTTTTCAGTTTCTTTAATGTAGAAACTAGTGCCAAATACTTTTACAATGATATCTTTATTGTGAACGTAAAAAGGTTTTTGTGGGTTATGAGAGATTTTAAAGAAAGCATCGCCATTTAAAAAAACTTCTCTTTTAGCACCAGCAAAATGGCTTGGGTATTCGATCCTTGCACCTGGGTTAAGCGTAACTACAGACAAATCGCTTAATACTAATTCTACCGTTTTATCTGTATTGTTTTTATAAGTTGATAAAGAAGAGTAAGAAACTGCTTTTTTGAAATACCTCTCGCTGTTGTTATAATTTGCTAAGAATAGAATGCCACTAACCAATAAAATAATAATAGAAGCAGCAATGCTGATGTATTTCCATCTCGAAGAAAGCTTAACAGTTTTTACCTGCGGTGTAACATTTTCCCAAATGCGATTGTGCATGGCGTTAAGCTCCAGATCAGAAAGCTGTTGATCATAATCCTGACCAAGCATATCATACCACTCCTCCACCATTTTCTTTTCGGTTTCGGTACAGGTGTTAGATTGATATCTACTAAGCAAATTTAAAAATGATGTTTTGCTCATAATATTTGGTTATATAAAGTAAGTCACTTAAACAGGGTATATCCCTAAAGGAAAATTAAAATAATTTTTAAATAGCTGATATTCAGTTATAAAAAAAAATAGAAAGCACACCTTTTTTTAGGAATTGGCGTAGCCATTTTAAAGATTGGGTAATGTGATATTCTACCGCTTTTTCTGATATGTTAAGCTTAGAGGAAATCTCTTTATTGCTATGGTGTTGCATTCTACTTAGCCTAAAAACCTCTTGTGTTTTTTCTGGGAGGTGGTTTAAAGCAAGTTCAACTTGTTGCGAAAGTTCTTTCTCTTCAAAGTTTTGTAGGGCGGTATCTTCGGTTATTGGTGCGTTTACTTTAAGATAGTCTTCATACTTGTTTTGCACTACCAAAGAACGATAATGATTGATGATGCTGAATTTTAATGCAGTAAACAAATAGCTCTGCCCATTAACTACTTCTAATTTTTGTCTATTTTCCCAAAGAGAGATAAAGATATTCTGAACCAATTCTTCCGCAACAATTTTATCAGCTGTTTTGCTAAAAGCATGGCGCAATAAAAGCTTGGCATATTTATTATAAATAAGCTCATAGGCAAGCACATCATCTGCTTTTAAACGAAGAAAGTCTGGGTCTAACCTTCTTTATCAATTGACATCCGTTTGTTTTGTTATTTGGTTAGTGTAAAGCTATAGCAATTAAGAGTGTTTAGCGACCTTATTGCAAAATAATTTTTAATAGATAAATATCCGTTGTTCGGAAATTTCTAGGTTGCATTCATTTTTTTACCTTTGTCAAATTTTAATTTACAGATGACTGATAAAATACTGGTTTTAGGCTCAAATGGTCAGATAGGTACCGAATTGGTAACCGCACTTCGCGTTACTTATGGTAGCGATAACGTAGTAGCTTGCGATATTCGCAGACCAGATTACGAAATTAAAAATGCTGGTCCGTTTGAGTTTGTGAACGTATTAGATAAAGACATATTAAAGACCATTTTCGAGAAATATAAACCTACACAAGTTTATTTGTTAGCGGCTTTACTTTCAGCAACCGGAGAGCAAAATCCAAAATTAGCTTGGGATTTGAACATGAACGGCCTGCTAAATGTACTAGACTTGGCATTGGTTTACAAAACTGCAAAAGTTTACTGGCCAAGTTCTATCGCTGTTTTCGGTCCAAACTCTCCGAAAAATAAAACGCCACAGTTTTGCACCATGGATCCAAATACGGTTTATGGCATTAGTAAATTGGCAGGCGAGCGTTGGTGCGAGTATTATCATCAGAAATACGGTTTGGATGTGAGAAGTATCCGTTATCCTGGTTTAATAAGCTGGAAAGCAGCGCCAGGCGGTGGAACTACGGATTATGCCATTCATATTTTCCACGAAGCTTTGAAAAAAGGAAGTTACTCATCATTTTTATCGGCAGAAACAGAATTACCAATGATGTACATGGACGATGCCATTAGAGGTACGATTGAGTTAATGGATGCTCCAGCAGATCAGTTAAGCATTCGTTCTAGTTATAATTTTGGCGGAGTAAGTTTTACACCAGAAGTTTTAGCTGCAGAAATTAGGAAACACATTCCCGATTTTAAATTAACTTACGCAGAAAATGATCCAAGGCAGGATATTGCAAATAGTTGGCCAAAATCTATAGATGATAGTTTTGCAAGAAATGAATGGGGCTGGAAACCTGAGTTTGACATTGCAAAACTGACAGCAGATATGTTAATGAATTTAAAGAAATAAATAAGGTTTGAGGTTTAGGGTTTAAGGCATAAGGTCTCATATCTCATATCTCACATCTCAATACTAATAAAATGGGAAGAGCATTCGAATTTAGAAAAGAAAGAAAATTTAAGCGTTGGTCTAAAATGGCCGTGCAGTTTACACGTATTGGTAAAGATATTGTAATGGCGGTTAAAGAGTCTGGGCCAAACCCAGAAACCAACTCTCGCTTGCGTACTGCCATGCAAAATGCCAAGGCCGTAAATATGCCAAAAGATAGGGTAGAAGCGGCAATTAAGCGTGCTACCGATAAAACTTTGGCCAATTACGAAGAAATTGTGTACGAAGGTTACGCACCACACGGCGTAGCTGTTTTAATTGAAACTGCAACCGATAATACTAACCGTACCGTGGCTAACGTGCGTAGTTATTTCAACAAAACTAACGGTTCTTTGGGCAAAACCGGTTCTCTAGATTTTGTTTTTAACCGTAAATCTATTTTTAGGTTTGCCCCAACAGACGAGCTTGACTTAGAAGAATTAGAGTTCGAATTAATTGACGCAGGCTTAGAAGAGCTTTACGTAGAAGCTGACGAAGAAGGTAACGATGTGGTAGTGGCACAAGGTGCTTTCGAAAACTTTGGTTCGCTACAAAAAGCTTTGGAAGAAAAAGGTCTGGAATTGAAAAGTTCTAAATTAGAGCGTATCGCTTTATCTCACCACGAAGTAACTGAAGAGCAAGCTGCGGATGTGATGAAACTGATTGATAAGCTGGAAGAGGACGATGACGTTCAAGCGGTTTATCATAACATGGCCGAGTAATTACCTTTAGCAAATAACAAATGCGCCTCGTAGGTTTTAAATTTACGAGGCATTTTTATGTCTTAATATTTTTTGAAGCGCAAGGCCTGTACTCATCGGTTCCGAAAGTCCCGCTTTCCGCTTTATCCCGATCTAGCGTCGGGATGCTCGCTACTATCAGGGCTAATTTGGCAAATCATGTGCTGCCGTTTATGCTTTTACACTAATATAAGTTTCAAGCTTTGGCGGGCACACGCCAACCCTGGAGATTTGCTATGTTGGCGTGCCCGTTAACGTGTAAAAACCCTTTCGCCGAAAGTCCCTAGAGTAGATTGTGCTATTATCTATCTTTATTCTTTCACAGCAATATAGGTTTCTACTTCTGCGTGATCTCCATCGTAGTATTTTTTACCGTGGATGGTAAAGTCAGCTTTGTAAGAACGTTGCAGGTTTAGTTCATCATCGCCCCATATTTCTAGCCAAGTGTTAAAAACAGCTTCAGGCATTTTTCCTTTAGAAATGAACTTTTGGTAGGCTGTAGTTTCAATGGTAATGCCAACAAAACCGCTCGGAATATTTTCTAATGAACTTACTGCAGCCCCTATAACAGTAGTGTAAGGTTTGGTGAAATCTGTTTCGTAAGCTGTGTAAACAGCGTAAATGTCTTCGTTCAGTTTGTTAGGGATTTGCTTTTGAATTTCTTGTTCCCAAAATTTGCCCCATAACTTTTCAATATCTTTGGCAGATTGGCCATTTTCGTTGGTTGTTCTAATAGAAATACCGATAACGTAAAACTTCTGAATAATTTGATTGCTCATGTTCTTATTTTATAATTGAATACGGAGCAAACTTAAATCACACTTGTGACAACCCTATGTCAGTGCGGTTTTATAAACTTTGTTTTAAATATTAAACACCAAATTGCTTCAAATGATGATCTAAATGCTTGTAAAACATATTATTCCATTCGTTAGCGCTCAATGGGCCAAAAGAGTGCGACATTTTTCCATCAAAAATATAAGAACCCAGCACCTCTGTTTCGAGGATATAATCAATTAAGCGTTGTTTTTCTACTTCAAAGGCTTTCTCTTCGGTAATTAAAAATGCAGGCGCAGTTTTGTTGTTTTTTGGATAGGGCTTTGCACTTACCACTAGTCTTTTTACAAAATTTTTTAAGATAAAGCCCATTAAAAAGCCTGGCTTAGGATGTTGATCGGTATAAACCATCTCGTAAGTGACATTACAATGCGCTAACATTTGTGCAACATTCATTTTGCCCCATAAGGGTTGCGAATTTGGAGTTAGCTTGTTTATTCTTTCTATTACACCTTCGGTGACTTCTTTTGCAAAGATATTAGGTAGATCCATATTTTTTGTTGAGTCCATACATGGTGGAGACGCATAATAATGCGTCTTTACAGCATAGTTTCGCTATTTTTTATTTGACAACAGCCAAGGCAGCAGTTCTGGTTCTGCAAAAGCACTATCCCAGCTGTTGTGATTTGCCTTTAAATATAGTGTAAACTTAGCTTCGTTGCCTAATTTTTTTCTTTCTCGGTAAATGCCATACGAAAACTGAGGGGTAACCACATCGTCTAAGCCACCGTGAAAAATCCAAAGTGGAACGTGCTTGTATTTTTTTGTATTTGCAGGGTTATCGCCGCCACAAATCGCAAAAGCTGCGGCAAATGTTTTTGGTTTTCTTCTTAAAATTTCGAATGTGCCCATGCCGCCCATCGATAAGCCACCTACATAAATTCTGTTTGGATCTACAAATGTATTTTTAAAAAACTGATCTGTAAACTGAACTAACAAATCCATCGCCTTTGTAGGCTTACCACCTTTTACAAACGTGAAAAAACGTTTATTGCTTACTGTTTCAATCTCTACGTTAGCCCAATAACTATCTTGGCTGCATTGAGGGAAAATAGTAATCACTTCATTGCTGTTCCTAAAATTCTCATTCAAGAATAGTTTTCCGCCATTAGCCAGTTGTTTCTGGTTGTCGTTACCACTCTCTCCTCTACCATGAAGAAATAAGATTACTGGATATTGCTTACTCGCATCAAAGTTTTCTGGATACAGAATTCTGTACTTTAGTGTATCGCCGTTGGTAACAAATTCATCTTTTTTGTAAAGAGAAAGATCTTGAGCAAAGGCGGTAATGCTTAGGAAGAATAATACGAGGAATATGCTTGTTCTTTTCATGATGATAATTTTTTGTAAACTCATCCGTCCTTTCGAGCATAGCGAGAAATCTAGTCTCATGTTAGATTTCTCCTCATTCTTCGTCGAAAGGACGGAGTTAATCGCAAATTAAGATCTCTTCACTACGGTCGAGATGACGGCGTGCTTAAATTACTTTACCAATTTAAAATCTACCGCTTTTACATCTCTAGAATTTGTGCCTACAAAAGCTTTAAAATCTCCAGCTTCTGATACAAATTTCAATTGACTGTTGTAAAACCTCAACATCTCTTCTGATATTGCAAAGGTAACGGTTTTGGTTTCGCCGGGCTGTAAATTAATTTTTTGGAAACCTTTTAACTCTTTTACGGGACGGGTACTGGTACCAACTAAGTCGCGGATGTAAAGCTGTACCACTTCTTCTCCGGCAATAGAGCCGCTATTGGTTATCGTTGTAGTTATGTTAATTTTTTGTCCGGGTTTTAACGTACTACTGCTAATTTTTACATCGCCATAAGTAAAAGTAGTATAGCTTAAACCAAAGCCAAAAGGATATAAAGGGTCGTTAGTTACATCTAAATAATTAGACCAAAATCTGGTAAACCAAGGTTTGTCGCCAAGCGGTCGGCCAGTCATTTTATGTGCATAATATAATGGAATTTGCCCTACGTTTTGCGGAAAAGTCATAGTGATTTTACCCGATGGGTTTACATCGCCAAACAAAACATCGCCTATTGCTTTTGCAGCTTCTACACCACCGAACCATACATTTAAGATTGCTGGAACGTTGGCTTGCTCCCAAGTTAACGTCATTGGTCGGCCAGCAAACAACACCAAAACCACAGGTTTTCCAGTTTTCAATAAAGCTTCTAATAACCTCTTCTGCGTGTCTGGAATGCCAATATCGGTACGGCTAGAGCTTTCTCCACTCATTTCAGAAGCCTCGCCTAAGGCTGCAACCACTACATCAGCTTTTTCTGCAACTTTTACCGCCTCGGCAATGATTTCGCTTTCAGGTCTATTGTCACGAGGGATATCTCTACCATGTGCCGTTCCCCAAATTTGTTGGTTGGGGTCGCCAATTAAGTTTGAACCTAGTGCGTGTACAATTTTCACTTTATCGCCAGCTACTTGGGTTAAACCTTGCAATAGTGTAGGTACTTTAGACATATCAGCGTTTACGCTCCACGTGCCGGGCATGTTACTGGCAGTGTTGGCTAATGGGCCAACTAAAGCAATAGTTCCTTTTCTTTGTAGAGGTAAAGTTTGATTGTCGTTTTTTAACAATACAAAGGTTTTAGTTGCGGCTTGGCGGGCAAACTTCAGATTTTCGGCTGTTAAAATTTCTTTAGCTGCTCTTTCCTCGCTGCAATATTTAAAAGGATCATCAAATAAGCCTAACTTGTATTTGGCTTCTAAAATTAAGCGACAAGCCGAATTAATTTGAGCGATGGTTACCTTGCCTTCGTTAAGATTTTGTTTTAAGGTAGTTAAAAAACCTTCACTTACCATATCCATGTCTGTCCCTGCTTTTAGCGCCAAGCCAGATACAGTTTTCAAGTCACCTAAACCA from Pedobacter sp. SL55 includes these protein-coding regions:
- a CDS encoding YebC/PmpR family DNA-binding transcriptional regulator: MGRAFEFRKERKFKRWSKMAVQFTRIGKDIVMAVKESGPNPETNSRLRTAMQNAKAVNMPKDRVEAAIKRATDKTLANYEEIVYEGYAPHGVAVLIETATDNTNRTVANVRSYFNKTNGSLGKTGSLDFVFNRKSIFRFAPTDELDLEELEFELIDAGLEELYVEADEEGNDVVVAQGAFENFGSLQKALEEKGLELKSSKLERIALSHHEVTEEQAADVMKLIDKLEEDDDVQAVYHNMAE
- a CDS encoding GyrI-like domain-containing protein, translated to MSNQIIQKFYVIGISIRTTNENGQSAKDIEKLWGKFWEQEIQKQIPNKLNEDIYAVYTAYETDFTKPYTTVIGAAVSSLENIPSGFVGITIETTAYQKFISKGKMPEAVFNTWLEIWGDDELNLQRSYKADFTIHGKKYYDGDHAEVETYIAVKE
- a CDS encoding DUF1569 domain-containing protein; amino-acid sequence: MDLPNIFAKEVTEGVIERINKLTPNSQPLWGKMNVAQMLAHCNVTYEMVYTDQHPKPGFLMGFILKNFVKRLVVSAKPYPKNNKTAPAFLITEEKAFEVEKQRLIDYILETEVLGSYIFDGKMSHSFGPLSANEWNNMFYKHLDHHLKQFGV
- a CDS encoding prolyl oligopeptidase family serine peptidase translates to MKRTSIFLVLFFLSITAFAQDLSLYKKDEFVTNGDTLKYRILYPENFDASKQYPVILFLHGRGESGNDNQKQLANGGKLFLNENFRNSNEVITIFPQCSQDSYWANVEIETVSNKRFFTFVKGGKPTKAMDLLVQFTDQFFKNTFVDPNRIYVGGLSMGGMGTFEILRRKPKTFAAAFAICGGDNPANTKKYKHVPLWIFHGGLDDVVTPQFSYGIYRERKKLGNEAKFTLYLKANHNSWDSAFAEPELLPWLLSNKK
- the bglX gene encoding beta-glucosidase BglX, which codes for MKRIFVAFTLALTLPAFAQKKAAPTEKQKMDSFINNLLSKMTVDEKIGQLNLVTGGEATTGSAVSTGVEAKIAKGDVGGIFSLTTPQKIRKAQEIAMRSRLKIPMIFGQDVIHGYKTTFPIPLALAASWDLPMIEKTARIAAQEATADGLNWTFSPMVDLARDPRWGRVAEGSGEDPFLGSEIAKVMVKGYQGNDLKAINTMMACVKHLALYGAAEGGRDYNTTDMSFDRMYNEYLPPYKAAIDAGAGSVMVSFNDINGVPATANKWLLTDLLRKEWGFKGFVASDYTGVSELIAHGLGDLKTVSGLALKAGTDMDMVSEGFLTTLKQNLNEGKVTIAQINSACRLILEAKYKLGLFDDPFKYCSEERAAKEILTAENLKFARQAATKTFVLLKNDNQTLPLQRKGTIALVGPLANTASNMPGTWSVNADMSKVPTLLQGLTQVAGDKVKIVHALGSNLIGDPNQQIWGTAHGRDIPRDNRPESEIIAEAVKVAEKADVVVAALGEASEMSGESSSRTDIGIPDTQKRLLEALLKTGKPVVLVLFAGRPMTLTWEQANVPAILNVWFGGVEAAKAIGDVLFGDVNPSGKITMTFPQNVGQIPLYYAHKMTGRPLGDKPWFTRFWSNYLDVTNDPLYPFGFGLSYTTFTYGDVKISSSTLKPGQKINITTTITNSGSIAGEEVVQLYIRDLVGTSTRPVKELKGFQKINLQPGETKTVTFAISEEMLRFYNSQLKFVSEAGDFKAFVGTNSRDVKAVDFKLVK